CTGAACGACAGTACGGCCGCGGGATTGGCATCGAGCGCCCGCACCAGCGCCTCGATATAGGTTGGATCGATGACGTCGTCATGGAAGGCAAAGAACATCAATTCGCCGCTGGCATTGGCCATCAGATCGTTGGAGTTCTTCAGCCATCCCAGGTTTTTGTCCCGGCGGAGGATACGGACATCGTCGCGGCCGCCGGCGAAGGCTGAAACGATCTCGAATGTCGCGTCGGTCGAATTGTCCTCCCCGACCAGGATCTCGATATTGTCCCAGGTCTGCGCGGCGAGGCTGTCCAGCGTACGCGAAATGAATGCCGCCGAATTGTAGCATGGCACCAGCGCCGTGACCTTCGGCCGCCAGCCGGATCGAAGCTGGACTTGTTTCTGCGCTACCTGCTTCGCGCCGCCCTGTTCTGTCTCACCCATTCACTCGATCCCGCAGATTTGCCGCGCCAGCCTGTCGGCAAGCCACGGCGCCGTCGAATATTTACCTGTGTCGACCGAGATGTAGTTGCCCAGGCGGTTGACCCCGAATTGGTCGCGGCGATGGATCGTGGCTTTCGGGTCGCTGAGCGAACCACGCCCTTGCGCAAACACGAAGCCGCCGCGTACCTCAAGCTCCTCGGCATCGTCGAACATGCTGGAAACACTGGGCAACAACCGGGCGAGCGTGGCGCGAACGTTGCCGATGAACCGCTGTCGTGCGTCGGCATCGAGCGCTTGCGGCGTTTCGATCGACAATTCGCCACTCTCCGCAAGCAACCCGCTCGGGTACCAGGAGAGATAGAAGTTGCGCCCGTCATAGTTTTTTATGTCGCCGAACGGGCCAAGGGCGACGACCGCGCACGGCACATCGACAGGCTGGCTGGTGCGGCCGAACAGGCAAAGCCTGTAGCGGTGCGACCATCCGGGAACCGGCTCGATGCCGGCCGTGCGGTCGACAGCCAGCCGCCCCTCCCAAAGGCAATTGACGACGATGTCGAACGCCTCACTTTTTTCGCTTGCGACCGCCACGCGCCATTTCCTGTCAATTCCGTCCACCGGCTGTGCCGACAGGACTTTGGACGCCATCCGCAAGCTGATATTGGGTTCACCCCGAAGCGCCGCGCAAAGCCGGTCGGCAACCCATCGCGTGTTGACGGATCGCTCCGGCACCTGGAAGCCCCCGACGATCTGGTCCGAGTTGGTGACATCGGCCAATTCAGTTTTGGAAAGCCGATTCGATCGCGCCGCCGATACGTCGGCAAGGTAGCTGGTGGCGTCAGCGTGGCTGCGCACCAATACATCCACACGTTCAAAGATCGCCCCCAGCGCCTCGGCAGCGACGATCGAGTTGCGATGGACCAGATAAAGGTCTTCCGAAAAGGTCGTGTGCGCTTCCAGATTGCTTCCGATCAGCTCGGAAACAAGCCTGCCGAAACACAGTCCTCCCGAAAGCAGATGCCGGGCGGTCAGCAGCGAGGGATCGTTCCCGTAGAGATAGCCGAGATGAATCTTGCCCTCGTTCCAACGGCTGGCGCAGGCCATCGGCTCGCTCTCCTTGTCGAAGAGGGACACCGCGTAGCCTCTGCGGGCCATCATGAGAGCGAGGCTGGCGCCCATGATGCCGGCGCCGAGAATAGCCATTCTGCCGCGAGGCGCTGTCATGTCCTGGCGCGCATCGCGGC
This region of Mesorhizobium sp. C432A genomic DNA includes:
- a CDS encoding FAD-dependent oxidoreductase, which produces MKGRTRLCWFSAIPNTTLKTTYRTPDDTHRERRGRDARQDMTAPRGRMAILGAGIMGASLALMMARRGYAVSLFDKESEPMACASRWNEGKIHLGYLYGNDPSLLTARHLLSGGLCFGRLVSELIGSNLEAHTTFSEDLYLVHRNSIVAAEALGAIFERVDVLVRSHADATSYLADVSAARSNRLSKTELADVTNSDQIVGGFQVPERSVNTRWVADRLCAALRGEPNISLRMASKVLSAQPVDGIDRKWRVAVASEKSEAFDIVVNCLWEGRLAVDRTAGIEPVPGWSHRYRLCLFGRTSQPVDVPCAVVALGPFGDIKNYDGRNFYLSWYPSGLLAESGELSIETPQALDADARQRFIGNVRATLARLLPSVSSMFDDAEELEVRGGFVFAQGRGSLSDPKATIHRRDQFGVNRLGNYISVDTGKYSTAPWLADRLARQICGIE